From one Mesomycoplasma ovipneumoniae genomic stretch:
- the recU gene encoding Holliday junction resolvase RecU gives MNHKNRGMFLEKIINNTIEFYYQNDIAIFHKKNLDIGFKAVQKDLTLNDAFVLKKSTVDYYGIYKGIFVAFEAKSTNENVLNLKQIPDHQINYLHKVRKHFGCAFFIIFFKQLEKFYILSVDKIDFSKKSISSHFLEKEGIEIALTYPGIIDFIAYIDQMI, from the coding sequence ATGAATCATAAAAACCGCGGAATGTTTCTTGAAAAAATTATTAACAACACAATTGAATTTTATTATCAAAACGACATTGCGATTTTTCACAAAAAAAATCTAGATATTGGTTTTAAAGCTGTTCAAAAAGATTTGACCTTAAATGATGCTTTTGTATTAAAAAAGTCAACTGTTGATTATTATGGAATTTATAAAGGAATTTTTGTTGCCTTTGAAGCCAAAAGTACCAATGAAAATGTCTTAAATTTAAAGCAAATTCCAGACCATCAAATCAATTATCTACATAAAGTTAGAAAACATTTTGGTTGTGCATTTTTCATCATTTTTTTTAAACAACTTGAAAAATTTTACATTTTAAGCGTAGACAAAATCGATTTTTCAAAAAAGTCAATTTCTTCCCATTTTTTAGAAAAAGAAGGGATAGAAATTGCACTTACATACCCTGGAATCATTGATTTTATTGCATATATTGATCAAATGATTTAA